Within the Glycine max cultivar Williams 82 chromosome 12, Glycine_max_v4.0, whole genome shotgun sequence genome, the region GAAAGTTGCTCGATTTTGTTGTGAGCCAGAAAGGAATAAAAGTGGATCCGAACAAGGTGAAAGCAATGCTCGAGATGCCCGAGCCACATACAGAGAAACAAGTCTGGGGGTTCTTGGGGAGGTTGAATTGCATCgctagattcatatcacagttaACTGCCACTTGTGAGCCTCTTTTCAGGTTGTTGCGTAAGAATCAGTCTGTTAAGTGGGATGATGATTGTCAGGTAGCATTTGAGAGAATTAAATGGTGTTTGATGAATCCTCTTGTGCTCGTACCACCAGTGCCTAGAAGACCTCTTATTTTGTACATGATTGTGTTAGATTTGTCGATGGGGTGTATGTTGGGGCAACACGATGAATCCAGAAAAAGAACGAGTTGTTTATTACTTGAGCAAGAAATTCACAACATGTGAGATGAACTACTTGTTACTagaaaggacatgttgtgcctTGGCGTGGGAAGCTCACCGTTTGAGACAATAAATGTTGAATTACACTACTTGGTTGGTGTCCAAAATGGATccagtcaagtacatctttgaaaagtccGCTCTTACTGGGAGAATAGCTCGATGGCAGGTTTTGTTGTCAGAATTTGATATTGTTTATGTCACTCGGAAGGTAGTAAAAGggagcgccttggcagattatctAGCTCAACAACCCATAAGTGATTATCAGCCTATGCATCCAGAATTCCCTGACGAGGATATTATGGCCCTATTTGAGGAAGATGGTGAAGATGAAGACAAAGACAAGTGGATTGCATTGTTCGATGGTGCGTCTAATGCATTGGGTCATGGAATTAGGGCAATGTTGGTTTCGCCAGGCAAACAATGTTTGCCTTTCACAACTAGATTGTGTTTCGATTGTACAAATAATATGGCAGAGTACGAAGCATGCACCCTAGGAATCCGAGCAGCAATTAACTTTAGGGTTAAGTTGCTCAAAGTGTACGAAAATTCGGCATTGGTAATTCATCAATTGAAAGATGAATAGGAGACCAGAGACCATAAGTTGATACCTTAGCAGGCTTACATCAAGGAATTGATGAAAATCTTTGATGATATATCATTTCATCACATTCCTAGACAGGAAAACCAAATGGCAGATGCTCTTGCCACTCTGTCGTCCATGTTCAAAATAGGCCCTCACAGAGATTTGTTGTGCATAGACATCAAATGTCACATTAAGCCTgcacactatttttttatagaagaaaatgaggatggtaagccttggtattttgaTATCAAACGATACATCAAGGACAAGGAATACCCACCTGAGgcctctgacaatgacaaaaggacattacagaggttggcagccagtttcctTTTGAGTGGGGATGTCCTATACAAAAGAAACCATGATATGGTATTAATTCGATGTGTGAATGCAAATAAGGCTAAGCAGATACTAATAGAGATACATGAAGGATTCTTTGACACCCATGCCAATGGCTATGCCATGGTCCGAAAGATTCTAAGAGTCGGGTATTACTGGATCACCATGGAGAGTGATTGTTGTATTCACGTCAGGAAATGCCACAAGTGCCAAACCTTTGCAAATAATGTTAATGTTCCACTCATACCATTGAATGTGTTGTCAGCACCATGGTCGTTCTCGATGTGGGGCACATACATGATTGGGGctatcgaacccaaggcttcgaatgTGCATCGTTTCATCTTAGttgtgtcgcaacgtgcccttttgcgggcaagcgaggcgaggctcacgggtatgctttccaaaggaggaaagatgcgcggagtcgccaccaatgtttatttgtggaaaacgtcaggaAAACCGatggaaaccggtcaaaatgaaaattctaagttcgggagttgtatttacgtttgaggaaggtattagcacctctcacgtttgtctcaaaggacaacaacctattttttagaattgtggaaattgtattgccttaacttttatttctttttattttttgaggtcgacaaaagtggggcttttgctcctacgtaccctcctttggagaggaaatcaaacctacgtagttctttcttatgagtgaatcaaacgattctttttacttgaatttgtgatcatttttaaggcgttggaccttaaaaatgatcatttttacctggtaagtgtcataccctaatttcgtctggggattattacttgatgacatgcaacctttggttagccactttgagatacttggcatcctttgttgcacaataaatgaagtcccgagacgtgtcagaaatcaaaaggaagtaggcttgcgcgatccgtgaaatttcgtaatgtgacggaaattgaaaagaggtgtttttgcgtaatccgtgagtttccgtaactccttcgaaagctaaaaaagagtaaatatatattcCGTAAGGATttgtaaccttgcggaaggaaaataagtatcgttacgaaattcgtaaagtttcgtaacgttacgaaaaaagaattaccaaaaaaatagaaggggggtgcatttagtaaaaaagggagtacaaatagcaatctggcccacttgggccttccagatccttcctccagaaggctattgcttttggaggaagcaaccttgctcgcctgggcgagcagggtggcaagctcctcccctattttgctataaatagggggaggagtgaagaagaaaagggttcagccttcttggcacttctcattctctcgaaattgctgaggaaaattatttccgtgaagaaaatccaagccgaggcacttccgtaacgtttccgtgagtaattacacgAAGATTCTTgaccgttcttcaacgggtaagtacctcaaaccgagcttttcaattcattttatgtacccgtggtggtccacattttatttcatgtatttttattctcgttttcatttactttccgtacccccttttgacgtgcttaggtcatttatttaagtcatttctcgcctaatctaaaaataaaataaatttccaccgatcgtttgaattgtatcatccgttaattttggttaaaatgaattccggccgttcggtcgtgccgtaaccatgttggaaatcaaaaaagaggtaaaataataatataataataataaaaaaaataccttttagtaagataaagcaaaaaatcaatcgcctagtcaagctcgtccacaaaaatagagttttgaaagtttatcattttagtttcttactaagtaaaaaggatcatttttaaggtccaacgccttaaaatgatcacccttcaagtaaaaagaatcacttgattcacctctaaagaaagaactacgtaggtctgatttcctctccgaaggagggtacgtaggagcaaaagccccacttttgtcgacctcaaaaaaataaaaagaaataaaagttaaggtaacacaattttcacaaatctaaaaaataggttgttgtcctttgagacaaacgtgagaggtgctaataccttcctcaagcgtaaatacaactcccgaacttagaattttcattttgaccagtttccttcggtttttctgacattttccacaaataaacgttggtggcgactccgcgcatctttcctcctttgggaagcgcacccgtgagcctcgccttcactcgcccgcaaaagggcacgttgcgacagttggcgactccactggggaccttcttgtgagttaggcctattttaaggaatggtggatttgtgaaacttcgtgtgtgcatttgttgaactgtgtaaaatgtaaataactgttgtctatttcgcattctttacattgcattctaagcacccatgggtttgagtaaaaaaggggccctatacccgggttcatgggaatttaaggagtggagctgaatctatcatcatgctaggtctccgatttgcttgataatagtgaaacctcgtctagagatttctctctttataatgtgttgtcgttggtattccataccgccacaatattattatcttgagtgatgatacctctagaaaacagccgtgtgggtcttgtcttttgtcatgggaagccggaagatccatatcgtcttcttaactgcacacatggggcattgcgccccccaaatgcgcaataaggagagataattttccgggctctcgtgtccgtaaatgcattcatatcatgcatcgcataaacatctcttcagcatcataatgatcatatcgttcctgcatttgtccgttatcacattcccattttgcatgagtcattgcatcatcatgcatatgcgttcaacatactttttgttctacatgtttgcttatacatgatccttgtattttcctctacaaaacaaaaacaaaaaaagggaagcacgaaaattcacactgcattcttagttgcatatattcggtaccatgagccaaccatgttgggatcataaacccatttcacttgaaaacaaaatgattgaacatggtacctaatgcatgtttaactaagaaaggatgtttcttcgggcatctcaatctcataattacattttccatgcataacatgcatattcccgagtctttcatccctatgaaatgttgttgaagtattggcgatcaaaattgccattctctgggttatggggttgaaccaagctcgtgcttttacgaaaaggttcatcgagtcaagttgaagtatggaagtaaccatcttgcaaaaaattggggcagaagatggatcgggttacatcgctgctttgtctactgccaaacacatttaggactgttaatgtccttgttacttccagtttcaacttgacgaagatgtcattggaccatgttgaaaatctaaattgattcaaccccatatcctgcataAAATTCGCAATAcatcaactgtgcatcattcgcatacatccatcttgttcattggttgcattgctcattacattttttccttgaaaaataaaaaaaaagaaaaacttaatcattgttataaaaaagaaaagaacacgctttacggtgcccttaccgaacccgtgctagaactagagtaatgggtgaagtagaggaggtgcaagagcaaatgaaggcccaacatggaggccatgaaagagcaaatggccacaatgatggaggccatgatgagcgtgaagaagataatggaaagcaatgcggttgcaattgctgctaccagcattgttgctaaggtgaacccgacgtccccatccgacatcaaccaaatgaatcatccaacctcagatatggtaggcaaagatttgggaagtacgggcggcccccattatgcgaaaagtcaaaacaagcatgccttcccaccatatggattgcctcccaactatacaccatccAATGTAGCGTACACTCCCagtaagaatgtcaataactccactcctatacccattgagagccaacaaccccaactgatcatgcacatgtctcttaaaccgtgggggagacgcatgaaattccccatcacaatctagccgacttcgagccttggctcggatatgccactgaagggcaagcagttggtggtataccccttgaaaacacttcaaaaggccctcagtatcacccccagctacacctcttgcattccacaacaagtaaaaaccctcgtgctatggcagaaatggaagagttggatcatttagaggaaaggctcagggccattgaaggaggtgaagattatgcctttgctaacctaaaggagttgttcctagaacccaatatcatcacccctcccaagttcaaggtgctggactttgacaagtacaagggaactacttgccccaagaaccatctaaagatgtattatcggaagatggggggcatgcgcaaaagatgaggaactgctgatacattccttccaagaaaatcttactggggtagctgttacctggtacactaacctggaaccttctcgagtccactcttggaaggacctaatggttgccttcattaggcagtatcagtacaattttgatatggttccggataggatgcaacaacagaacatgtgcaaaaaggggcacagatctttcaaagaatacgcccaaaggtggagagacctggcagctcaagtggcacctcaatgacggagaaaaaatgataatgatagtagacacattaccagtattctactatgaaaagatggtggactacacaccttcaagctttgatgatatggtcttcaccgacaaaaggatcaaagtgagtctgaaaaaaaggaaaatttagtcatcctgcttggacgaatgagaaaactggggcaaattaagagggtgagaatgagggacaagcccatgctgtgactgccattcctatacagccaagtttcccaccaacccaacaatgtcattactcagccaataacaaaccttctccttacccaccgcccagttatccacaaaggccatccctaaaatcaaccacaaatcctacctaccgcacttccaatgacaaacaccacctttagcacaaaccagaaacatcaaccaagaaatgaattttgcagcgagaaagcctgtagaattcaccccaattctggtatcctatgctgacttgctcccatatctacttgataattcaatggtagtcataaccccaaccaaggttcgtCAACCTCCTTTTCtctgagaatacgactcgaacgcaacgtgtgtttgtcatggagaagccccgaggcattccattgagcattgtaggggcttgaagcgtaaggtgcaaggtctaattgatgcgggctggctgaaatttgaggagaatcgcgtgtaaatcctgacattgacaagagatgccacacatggggcaattttgaaagctgttgttagatgtctctaatgactcatcaggattttcaagtgcaagccattggtcagtttgctcaagcgacctgtgctcctgagtttggacttccaagaccgttcaatcatagattactcgtcttgcacgttggtgggggtgccttaaaacaatgagtaaagttcaaaacaaataagttccaaaataaaaaaagagggttcaaaaagaagaagaaaaaaaaacatttgattgactgtgtttttcaagacgttcatgtgacctcattttatcattccggaaagtctgTCTTTTAGAGAGAAgcgagttatcaagaataggatgttggacaaatggcctcagttaccttaagaaaaagggggttaaattaagatacaaagactattccctaattaaactttcactctctcttttcggattaacaatgcacacagggacaacccttcccttgtgttcaagaatcccctacaacaagagacccacggtctcttaatcccttttcagaaataagaagaagagaagaagaaatttctcttaaaagagatggattgtaaaatgaagatcaatcaaaattccttattaaatatgcaagtggttgaccaaggaatctttttgagaggataaaacatttcagttcagaaaaactcttaatcttttgagaggataaaatttttgggcaatgaaaactccctttaagttcgtgtttccaagtcaccttcgatggccattcataaaccatttgaatagatgtgactcttgggaattatattctgaaaattccctctggtaatcaattacaagacttgtgtaatcgattacaagttataaattttgaattcaaatttctagtgactgtgataaacattttcaactgccggtaatcgattaccatagagaaaatctcaatttgaaatgatagaattctttggtcaaaccttttgtattttcaatttggaaacttcttcctaaagattctagagatcaacttgatcatatatcttgattttcttggattcttg harbors:
- the LOC102667443 gene encoding uncharacterized protein, with amino-acid sequence MDPVKYIFEKSALTGRIARWQVLLSEFDIVYVTRKVVKGSALADYLAQQPISDYQPMHPEFPDEDIMALFEEDGEDEDKDKWIALFDGASNALGHGIRAMLVSPGKQCLPFTTRLCFDCTNNMAEYEACTLGIRAAINFRVKLLKVYENSALVIHQLKDE